The following are from one region of the Etheostoma spectabile isolate EspeVRDwgs_2016 chromosome 15, UIUC_Espe_1.0, whole genome shotgun sequence genome:
- the crebbpb gene encoding CREB binding protein b isoform X2, producing MADNLLDVGPPTAKRPKLNSPLSVSDGPDLVSLFDLENDLPDELIPNGDLGMGMSSNGGPGGGGPGLNSIVPDAAAKHKQLSELLRPGSSSILGGGLNSASPQQGGMVGNQLGAVLGKSPLGQSSPNHQSPQAQKAAGQGNGSTGMVFNQAMLNSGQVHGVMGQTGQVMNGVLGQAGRGRPGMQYQGQGMQGAQVGAGPGVGGSVLAETLTQGGPQLGSHNTLNAQQAGNMNKMGMSGAPFGQQYGQAGVQQMGAVGVNAQQLQNKTALSNNLPQFPGELKGAGNVPNMMQQQVASVGMVPGAGGVSAGPTADPEKRKLIQQQLVLLLHAHKCQRREQANGEVRACTLPHCRTMKNVLNHMTHCQAGKSCQVAHCASSRQIISHWKNCTRHDCPVCLPLKNASDKRNQQPMLTSPGASLQNAISTSVPGQPSATAINSAATHIDPSSMQRAYAALGLPYGNQPPAQVQGPTQQNPKGTQHQQLRNLNPLGTNQMNQLAGGMGVPSSDQAGMHSDSSLPSTLNNQLMPDGSVVGGMGNLPAATPLSSSGVRKAWHEHVTQDLRTHLVHKLVQAIFPTPDPAALKDRRMENLVAYARKVEGDMYESANSRDEYYHFLAEKIYKIQKELEEKRRSRLQKQPGMVGTAGPQQSGMAQPNAMGPGQAVRSPNGPVPMPNMPNQIMNRMQVPQGINQFNPMAMQNAQMSQAPMGARAPSPMNHPQQMNMSSVPAMGMSPSRMPQTQGMMGSHANNMVAQPANQGQFLPQGQFTAGGAMNLNVGLGQPISQAAVTQQPQNSNLPLNALGSLGAQLPCGPAVQPTLGTTPPSNASASLQPQQQQLQQQHHASVQAQVPPRPSTPASTGGPSSTPTHIPSSLPGPPLAMGTPDPSQPLTPLQAQTEPPSQMQQPTSVQAQHPSTPLSQAAASIDNRVPTPASVAELSSQQALPSSTEAKPEVKEEEDDCNSGKKQPDIKIEDDETKPPLMKKEEPDAAEPKQEPMETEEKKSEIKAEPKEEEESGANGTSTTSTTQNRKKIFKPEELRQALMPTLEALYRQDPESLPFRQPVDPMLLGIPDYFDIVKNPIDLSTIKRKLDTGQYQEPWQYVEDVWLMFNNAWLYNRKTSRVYKYCTKLAEVFEAEIDPVMQGLGYCCGRKYEFSPQTLCCYGKQLCTISRDGTYYSYQNSSPKYGLIADRYHFCEKCFNEIQGNSVTLGDDPAQPQTMISKEQFEKKKNDMLDPEPFVECKDCGRKMHQICVLHYDVIWPSGFICDNCLKKSGKTRKENKFSARSLCKGLQSTRLGTYIEDRVNKYLKRQNHPEAGEVFVRVVASSDKNVEIKPGMKSRFVDSGEMVETFPYRTKALFAFEEIDGVDVCFFGMHVQEYGSECPFPNTRRVYISYLDSIHFFRPRALRTAVYHEILIGYLEYVKKLGYVMGHIWACPPSEGDDYIFHCHPPDQKIPKPKRLQEWYRKMLDKAFAERILHDYKDIFKQATEDRITSANELPYFEGDFWPNVLEESIKELEQEEEERKKEENTASTETTEGAQADSKNAKKKNNKKTNKNKSSVSRANKKKPGMPNVANDLSQKLYATMEKHKEVFFVIHLHAGPVINTLPPIMDPDPLLTCDLMDGRDAFLTLARDKHWEFSSLRRCKWSTMCMLVELHNQGQDRFVYTCNECKHHVETRWHCTVCEDYDLCINCYNAKGHEHQMVKWGLGLDDDSNGQGGEASKSPQESRRLSIQRCIQSLVHACQCRNANCSLPSCQKMKRVVQHTKGCKRKTNGGCPVCKQLIALCCYHAKHCQENKCPVPFCLNIKHKLRQQQLQHRLQQAQMMRRRMATMAGRGMPMPSPPTSAAPDTPNSVQQPNTPQTPQPMPNQPQQQQPPNPNNIGQGFPNNGRNSQPPTPGPQGKPGPQSSPLHQQQSPLPNMPHQQQPQPPQQQQQQPQPLLAALKVARQIEMVAKAKQQQQQQQQQQQPQQQNYAMNGMPINHPRMMGPIPGQMQMMQGPRGPQVMQAMQQGQWGPGMQNPMQNPQSHQPQVPPQQGPLTPQQAQGSPMLQQGQLMQRPMMPQQHGLQMPGVMPPQGPSQQGMTPQQQNMPRGIPGNIAPSALQELLRTLKSPSSPQQQQQVLNILKSNPHLMAAFIKQRTAKYQATQPQQQQQQQQQQQQAQQQNAQAMLGSQAGMQAMAAMANQVQRPVMAPQQQPPQQAGPQAMAPMGPQGQMMNAAQNGNPQLYRRQQLLRMQQMQQQAQQQGGMPQGHGQFPQQQPGPASYSQLRMQQQLAMQGGGGPMGQLPPTSQMGQPGMGMDGPQNLLQQRMLQQQQQMLKQQMGSPAQANSMSPQPHMLQGQAQGGAHLPGQTMANTLGNQVRSPAPVQSPRPPSQQPPHSSPSPRIQPHPSPQHGTLHSSSPHPSLGGPMSGSMEQGHMGTPEQSAMLPQLNTPNRGGLNNDMGMVGDTTGDTLEKFVEGL from the exons ATGGGGATGTCAGGGGCTCCATTTGGCCAGCAGTATGGTCAGGCTGGGGTGCAGCAGATGGGGGCAGTGGGGGTCAACGCCCAACAACTCCAGAACAAGACAGCCCTTTCCAACAACCTGCCCCAATTCCCTGGTGAGCTGAAGGGAGCTGGAAATGTGCCAAACATG ATGCAGCAGCAGGTAGCATCGGTGGGCATGGTCCCTGGGGCTGGTGGAGTGTCAGCGGGCCCAACGGCCGACCCAGAGAAGCGCAAACTCATTCAGCAGCAGCTGGTCCTGTTGCTCCACGCACATAAGTGCCAGCGGCGGGAGCAGGCCAATGGGGAGGTGAGGGCCTGCACTCTGCCCCATTGCCGCACTATGAAGAACGTTCTCAACCACATGACCCACTGCCAGGCTGGCAAGTCCTGCCAGG TGGCTCACTGTGCATCATCCAGACAGATCATCTCCCACTGGAAGAACTGTACGCGGCATGACTGTCCGGTCTGCCTGCCTTTGAAGAATGCTAGTGACAAGAGGAACCAGCAAC CCATGCTAACTTCTCCTGGGGCTAGCCTGCAGAATGCCATCAGTACATCAGTACCTGGCCAGCCCAGCGCCACAGCCATCAACAGTGCTGCAACACACATCGACCCCAGCTCCATGCAGAGAGCCTATGCTGCCCTTGGCCTGCCCTATGGCAACCAGCCCCCTGCCCAGGTCCAGGGTCCCACCCAGCAGAACCCCAAAGGCACCCAGCACCAGCAGCTGCGAAATCTGAATCCACTAG GCACTAATCAGATGAACCAGTTGGCAGGAGGCATGGGTGTCCCCTCTTCAGACCAGGCTGGCATGCACTCCGACTCCTCTCTACCATCCACACTCAACAA TCAACTGATGCCAGATGGGTCAGTAGTGGGAGGCATGGGAAACCTGCCCGCGGccacccctctctcttcttcgGGGGTAAGGAAGGCCTGGCATGAACACGTCACTCAGGACCTGCGCACCCACCTGGTGCATAAACT TGTACAAGCCATATTCCCCACCCCAGACCCTGCAGCACTGAAGGACCGGCGAATGGAGAACTTGGTGGCATATGCACGCAAGGTTGAGGGAGACATGTACGAGTCAGCTAACAGCAGG GATGAGTATTACCACTTTCTGGCAGAGAAAATCTACAAAATCCAGAAGGAATTGGAGGAGAAGAGGCGCTCACGGCTCCAGAAACAGCCTGGCATGGTGGGCACAGCTGGGCCTCAGCAAAGTGGAATGGCTCAGCCCAACGCCATGGGCCCAGGACAGGCTGTCCGATCTCCCA ATGGACCTGTGCCTATGCCCAACATGCCAAATCAGATAATGAACCGTATGCAGGTGCCCCAAG GAATCAATCAGTTTAACCCAATGGCGATGCAGAATGCGCAGATGTCTCAGGCACCCATGGGAGCACGTGCTCCCTCCCCCATGAACCATCCACAGCAGATGAACATGAGCTCCGTCCCAGCG ATGGGTATGTCCCCTTCAAGGATGCCTCAGACTCAAGGAATGATGGGTAGTCATGCTAATAACATGGTAGCTCAGCCAGCCAATCAGGGCCAGTTCCTGCCACAGGGTCAGTTCACTGCAGGTGGAGCAATGAATTTGAATGTAGGCTTGGGCCAGCCCATATCACAGGCTGCTGTCACACAG CAACCACAGAACTCTAACCTCCCTCTGAATGCACTGGGATCCCTTGGCGCCCAGCTGCCCTGTGGCCCTGCAGTCCAGCCCACCCTGGGTACCACCCCTCCATCTAATGCCTCTGCCAGCCTGCagcctcagcagcagcagctgcagcagcagcaccatgCTTCTGTACAGGCCCAGGTGCCACCTCGGCCCTCTACTCCCGCCTCCACGGGTGGGCCCTCCTCCACCCCAACTCACATACCCAGTAGCCTCCCTGGCCCCCCCTTAGCCATGGGCACACCTGACCCCTCCCAGCCACTCACCCCCTTGCAGGCGCAGACAGAACCCCCCAGCCAGATGCAGCAGCCCACTTCAGTGCAGGCACAGCATCCAAGCACACCG TTGTCCCAGGCAGCAGCGAGTATAGATAACCGGGTGCCCACTCCAGCCTCTGTGGCTGAGCTGAGCTCCCAGCAGGCCTTGCCGAGCAGCACTGAAGCCAAACCTGAAGtaaaagaggaagaagatgacTGCAACTCTGGAAAGAAGCAGCCAGATATAAAAATAGAG GATGATGAAACCAAACCCCCGCTGATGAAGAAGGAGGAGCCAGATGCAGCAGAGCCAAAGCAGGAACCAATGGAAACTGAGGAAAAGAAGTCTGAGATTAAGGCAGAAcccaaagaagaagaggaaagtgGGGCCAATGGCACATCAACCACATCCACCACTCAGAACcggaaaaaaa TTTTCAAGCCAGAGGAGCTGAGGCAAGCCCTAATGCCAACACTTGAGGCCCTCTACAGGCAAGACCCAGAGTCACTGCCCTTCAGACAACCTGTAGACCCCATGTTACTAGGCATCCCT GACTACTTTGACATTGTGAAGAATCCTATTGACTTATCCACCATCAAGCGCAAGCTGGATACAGGTCAATACCAGGAGCCTTGGCAGTATGTTGAAGATGTGTGGCTCATGTTCAACAATGCCTGGTTGTACAACCGTAAAACATCCCGTGTCTACAAGTACTGCACCAAACTAGCAGAAGTGTTTGAAGCAGAGATTGATCCTGTCATGCAGGGCCTGGGCTACTGCTGCGGCAGGAAG TATGAGTTCTCACCCCAGACACTGTGTTGCTATGGCAAACAGTTGTGTACCATTTCCAGGGACGGCACCTACTACAGCTACCAGAACAG TTCACCCAAATATGGCCTTATTGCCGACAGGTATCACTTCTGTGAGAAGTGCTTCAACGAGATCCAGGGCAACAGTGTGACCCTGGGGGATGACCCGGCACAGCCACAGAC CATGATATCAAAAGAGCAgtttgaaaagaagaaaaatgacatGTTGGACCCTGAACC GTTTGTTGAATGTAAAGACTGTGGACGAAAGATGCATCAGATCTGCGTGCTGCACTACGATGTCATTTGGCCATCAGG CTTTATCTGTGACAACTGTCTGAAGAAGTCTGGCAAAACAAGAAAAGAGAACAAGTTTTCAGCCAGAA gtCTTTGTAAAGGGTTGCAGTCGACCAGGTTGGGGACGTACATCGAAGACAGAGTGAATAAGTACTTGAAAAGGCAGAACCACCCAGAGGCTGGTGAGGTGTTTGTGCGAGTGGTGGCCAGCTCTGACAAAAATGTGGAGATTAAGCCTGGCATGAAGTCTAG GTTTGTGGACTCAGGCGAGATGGTGGAGACCTTTCCTTACAGAACCAAAGCACTTTTTGCATTTGAGGAAATAGATGGGGTTGATGTTTGTTTCTTTGGCATGCATGTCCAGGAGTACGGCTCAGAGTGCCCCTTTCCAAATACTAG ACGGGTTTACATATCATACCTCGACAGTATTCACTTCTTCAGACCTCGTGCGCTAAGGACTGCAGTGTACCATGAGATCTTAATAGGCTACCTGGAGTATGTGAAGAAACTGGG ATATGTGATGGGTCACATCTGGGCCTGCCCACCCAGCGAAGGAGATGACTACATTTTTCACTGCCACCCTCCTGACCAGAAGATCCCGAAGCCCAAGAGGCTCCAAGAGTGGTACAGAAAGATGCTGGACAAGGCTTTTGCTGAGAGGATCCTACACGATTACAAG gACATTTTCAAACAGGCAACAGAAGACCGGATAACCAGTGCCAATGAGCTGCCGTACTTTGAGGGTGACTTTTGGCCTAATGTACTGGAGGAGAGCATCAAGGAGCtagagcaggaggaggaagagaggaagaaggaggagaacACAGCCTCCACTGAGACGACAGAG GGAGCCCAAGCTGACAGCAAgaatgccaaaaaaaagaataacaagaaaaccaacaaaaacaagagCAGCGTCAGCCGAGCCAATAAGAAAAAGCCTGGGATGCCGAATGTAGCCAATGACCTGTCCCAGAAGCTCTATGCTACGATGGAGAAACACAAAGAG GTGTTTTTTGTCATCCATCTCCATGCTGGGCCAGTCATTAACACCCTGCCACCCATTATGGACCCCGACCCTCTGTTGACCTGTGACCTGATGGATGGCCGTGATGCCTTTCTGACTTTGGCCAGGGACAAGCACTGGGAGTTCAGCTCACTGAGAAGATGCAAATGGAGCACAATGTGTATGTTGGTAGAGCTGCACAACCAAGGCCAGGACCGCTTTGTGTACACCTGCAATGAGTGCAAGCACCACGTAGAGACTCGATGGCACTGCACCGTCTGCGAG GACTACGACCTATGCATAAACTGCTACAACGCTAAGGGCCACGAGCACCAGATGGTGAAGTGGGGCCTAGGTCTGGACGACGACAGCAACGGTCAGGGTGGAGAGGCCTCCAAGAGCCCTCAAGAGAGCCGTCGTCTCAGCATCCAGCGCTGCATCCAGTCCCTGGTCCATGCCTGCCAGTGCCGTAATGCCAACTGCTCTCTTCCTTCATgccagaagatgaagagggtgGTTCAACACACCAAAGGCTGCAAGCGTAAAACAAATGGTGGCTGCCCTGTGTGCAAGCAGCTCATCGCTCTATGTTGTTATCACGCCAAGCACTGTCAGGAGAACAAGTGTCCTGTTCCCTTCTGTCTCAACATAAAGCACAAACTCcgtcagcagcagctgcagcacagGCTCCAGCAGGCTCAAATGATGCGCCGCAGAATGGCAACCATGGCTGGAAGGGGTATGCCCATGCCATCTCCACCTACCTCAGCTGCCCCTGACACCCCCAACTCTGTGCAGCAGCCTAATACACCCCAGACCCCCCAGCCCATGCCCAACCAgccccaacaacagcagccaccAAATCCTAACAATATTGGCCAGGGCTTCCCCAACAATGGCCGCAACAGCCAGCCCCCAACACCAGGGCCGCAGGGCAAACCAGGGCCTCAGTCATCCCCTCTTCATCAGCAGCAGTCACCTCTGCCTAACATGCCCCACCAACAGCAGCCTCAGCCaccacagcagcaacaacagcagccgcAGCCACTGCTGGCAGCCCTAAAGGTGGCCAGACAGATTGAGATGGTAGCCAAggcaaagcagcagcagcagcaacaacagcagcagcagcagccgcaaCAGCAGAATTATGCCATGAATGGGATGCCTATTAACCACCCACGTATGATGGGGCCCATCCCGGGTCAAATGCAGATGATGCAGGGGCCACGGGGCCCCCAGGTAATGCAGGCTATGCAGCAAGGTCAGTGGGGTCCAGGGATGCAGAATCCCATGCAAAATCCCCAGAGTCATCAGCCACAGGTCCCTCCTCAACAGGGGCCCTTGACCCCTCAGCAGGCTCAGGGGAGCCCTATGCTCCAGCAGGGTCAGCTCATGCAGAGGCCCATGATGCCCCAGCAACATGGCCTCCAAATGCCTGGGGTCATGCCTCCCCAGGGGCCTTCACAGCAGGGCATGACACCACAGCAGCAAAACATGCCACGGGGGATACCTGGTAACATTGCTCCGAGTGCCCTGCAGGAATTATTGCGCACCCTCAAATCTCCCAGCTCcccacagcagcaacagcaggtCCTCAACATCCTAAAGTCTAACCCCCACCTCATGGCCGCTTTCATTAAACAGAGGACAGCCAAGTACCAGGCCACccagccacagcagcagcagcagcagcagcagcagcagcagcaggcgcAGCAGCAGAACGCTCAGGCCATGCTTGGATCCCAGGCAGGAATGCAGGCCATGGCAGCCATGGCAAACCAGGTGCAGAGGCCAGTGATGGCACCTCAGCAGCAGCCTCCTCAGCAGGCAGGGCCCCAGGCCATGGCACCCATGGGCCCCCAAGGCCAGATGATGAATGCTGCTCAAAATGGCAATCCCCAACTCTATCGCCGACAGCAGCTGCTCAGGATGCAGCAGATGCAACAGCAGGCACAGCAGCAGGGAGGCATGCCTCAGGGCCATGGTCAGTTCCCCCAACAGCAGCCAGGGCCAGCAAGCTACTCCCAGCTCCGTATGCAGCAGCAATTGGCTATGCAAGGAGGTGGAGGGCCCATGGGACAGCTCCCTCCCACGTCTCAAATGGGTCAACCTGGTATGGGCATGGATGGGCCCCAGAACCTCCTCCAGCAGCGCAtgcttcagcagcagcagcagatgttAAAGCAGCAGATGGGATCTCCAGCACAGGCTAACTCGATGAGTCCACAACCTCACATGCTCCAAGGCCAAGCCCAGGGAGGAGCTCACTTACCTGGCCAGACAATGGCAAACACCCTGGGAAACCAAGTGCGCTCCCCAGCCCCAGTGCAATCGCCCCGTCCACCTTCGCAGCAGCCCCCGCATTCCAGTCCCTCCCCAAGAATACAGCCCCATCCTTCACCTCAACACGGCACCCTCCACTCCAGCTCGCCCCACCCCAGCCTTGGAGGCCCAATGTCAGGCTCCATGGAGCAGGGACACATGGGAACACCGGAGCAGAGTGCCATGCTCCCGCAACTTAACACACCAAACAGAGGGGGGTTGAATAATGACATGGGTATGGTGGGTGACACGACAGGAGACACGCTGGAGAAATTTGTTGAAGGATTGTAG